In the Sandaracinus amylolyticus genome, TCAGATCGCTGCTCATCTCGGCGCGCAGCCTACGACGCGCGCGCGCACGCGCTAGAGTCCGGCGCGTGGACGTCGCGACGCTCGAGGATCTGTTGGCGCGCGGGTGGATCGCCGCCCCGGGCACCTCGCTCCGCGACGAGGATCGCAAGAAGGCGCGCGAGCTCGTCGGCATCCTCGCCGAGGTCGCGCGCGCCGAGGCGCGCTGCCCGCGATCGAGGCAGCGCGTCACGCTCGTCGACGCCGCCGCGGGCAAGGGCTACGTCGGCGTGATCGCGTCGACGATCTCTCCGCGTCTGCACGTGCACGCGATCGAGCGCGACCCGCGCCGCATCGCGCTGATGAGCGAGGCCGCGTCGCGCCTCGGCGGTCGGGTCGAGCCGCTCGTCGGCGACGTCGGGGACGCGGCGATCTGGCCCGCCGAGGTCGACGTCGTCGTCGCGCTCCACGCGTGCGGCGACGCGAGCGATCGCACCATCGAGCGGGCGACCGAGGCGAACGCCCGATCGATCCTGATCGCGCCGTGCTGCGTCGCGACCAAGCTCCCGGCGGCCGAGCGCGCCAACGCGCGCGCCGAGGCTCTGGGCCTTCCGCGCGGCGAGGTGCGGCGCGGTTTCATCGAGTCGCTCGTCGCGTCGGAACGCATGCTCGAGCTCGAGGCGCGCGGGTGGCGCACCGAGATCGTCACGTTCGCCGCGCCGAGCGTCACGCCGTACCGACACCTCCTGCGCGCCGAGCGGCTGCGCGAGCCGGGACGCATGGCGCAAGCACGCGATACGCTCGCGCGCCTGCGCGCCGCCTGACGAGAGAGGACACGAACGATGAACTCGCGATTTCCTCGCCGGAGCTCGTCACCGCCGGCGCTGCCGACGATCCGCGCCGCGTTCCTCCACTCGAACCTCGAGGCGCTCGGCGCGCTCGGGCCCGCCGTCGCGGAGCGCGTGCGCGCGCGCATTCCATCCGAGGTGCTGCGCGACGCGGACGAGGCGGCGCGCACCGCGTGGCTTCCAGTCGAGCACGACGTCGTGCTCACCGAGGCGATCGAGCAGGAGCTCGGCCGCGCCGCGATGCGCGCGTGGGCGCGCGACGGTGTGCTCCGCGCCACCGAGGCGCCGCTGCTCGCGCCGATCGCGCGCTCGGCGCGAGCGATCTTCGGGATCACTCCGCACGCGTTCCTGCGCCGCGCGCCGCAGGCGTGGAGCGTGCTCTATCGCGACTGCGGGCAGATGGAGTACGCCGAGACGAGCTCGCGCAGCGCACGTGTCGGGCTCGTCGGCGCGCCCACCGCGATCACGCGCAGCGTCGCGTACGTCGAGGGGCTCGCCGCGGGCCTCGAGGCCGCGATGAAGCTCGGCGGCGCGGACGGCGCGGTCGAGATCGCGGTCGACGCCGCCGCGCGCACTGCCCGCTATTCGTGCGCGTGGTGAGCTGCGCTGCTTGGCCACGACGCTCGCCGAGGGCGAGCGCTGCGCCACCTTCGGTCCGACTCGCCTGTGCACGCCGCCGCTGGTCTGCCTCGACGGTGATCGCAGCGGAGAGCCGCGCTGCGGCAGCTTCGAGCTCGCGGGTCCGGGTGAGCGCTGCGAGCTGGACCTCGTCTACTTCCTCAACCCGGACCCGGTCTGCGACCCCGCGTACGATCTCGTGTGCACACCGCGCGGCTGCGAGCCCGAGGGACCACGCACGCTGGGCGCGCGCTGCCATCCCACGCGCGAGCCGTGTCGCGTGGGCCTCGTGTGCCCGGCGAGCGGCCCGAGCGCTGGCGTGTGCCAGCGCCCCGCGCCGATCGGCGCCGCGTGCACGATCGGAGACCAGTGCGAGAGCGGCGCGTGCATCGAGGCCCGATGCGTCGCGTGCGGAGGCTGAGCCGCTCGGCTCAGCCGCCCATCTTGAACGACTCGAGGTTCGAGTCGATCGTCGCGCGCACGTAGTCGAGCAGCGGGCGACGCACGCTCCGCTTCGTCTTCCCGTACGCCGGCTGCGGGAGCGCAGCGAGCGCCTCGGCCTCCGTGATCGCCGCCGCCTCGAGCGCCTCGGGCGCGACGAGCCGATCGAGCCAGCCCACGCGCAGCGCGTCGTCCGGGGTGTACATCGTCGCGCGCAGCACCGACTCCTCGAGCGCGCGCGGATCGAGCCGGTAACGCGCGAGCTCGTGCGCGAAGATCGGCACCGGCAGCGCGTTCGTGACCTCGTTGAGCCCGAGCTTGAAGTCGCCGGTGATCCCGATACGACGATCACCGCACGCAG is a window encoding:
- a CDS encoding methyltransferase; the protein is MDVATLEDLLARGWIAAPGTSLRDEDRKKARELVGILAEVARAEARCPRSRQRVTLVDAAAGKGYVGVIASTISPRLHVHAIERDPRRIALMSEAASRLGGRVEPLVGDVGDAAIWPAEVDVVVALHACGDASDRTIERATEANARSILIAPCCVATKLPAAERANARAEALGLPRGEVRRGFIESLVASERMLELEARGWRTEIVTFAAPSVTPYRHLLRAERLREPGRMAQARDTLARLRAA
- a CDS encoding crotonase/enoyl-CoA hydratase family protein yields the protein MSEIVTYEARGAVAVIKMDDGRANAMSNAWIEAMSAALDAAEKDAAIKAVVIAGRPGRFSAGFDLKVMMSGPEAARALVRDGANLMMRVLELRLPVVMAVSGHAIAGGLLLAACGDRRIGITGDFKLGLNEVTNALPVPIFAHELARYRLDPRALEESVLRATMYTPDDALRVGWLDRLVAPEALEAAAITEAEALAALPQPAYGKTKRSVRRPLLDYVRATIDSNLESFKMGG